In bacterium, one DNA window encodes the following:
- a CDS encoding helix-turn-helix domain-containing protein, whose product MHDLLTVKQAAKLLGVSPQLVYLQIQAGLLAHVRVGTRTIRIEQADLDAYLASGHQPANERTARLLGRARVKPIDLSPR is encoded by the coding sequence ATGCATGATCTTCTCACCGTTAAGCAAGCCGCGAAGCTCTTAGGCGTTTCGCCCCAGCTCGTCTATTTGCAGATTCAGGCCGGCCTTCTCGCGCATGTGAGAGTCGGCACGCGCACCATCAGGATTGAGCAGGCGGACCTTGACGCCTATCTCGCTTCTGGCCACCAGCCCGCCAACGAACGCACCGCCCGATTGCTAGGCCGAGCCCGCGTCAAGCCGATTGACCTGAGCCCCCGGTGA